From the genome of Streptomyces sp. V1I1, one region includes:
- a CDS encoding sensor histidine kinase, with the protein MPAPALNIQISALQAMCRQVFGFRLAMIALSAPTALVNAAPGLASQLVGAAVLVTFMGSYVLFRDWERFGPLLLKYPVLLAADTLFGSLLLVAAGPQSTLAYVGVCTPLLAGIVYSWRGAAFFAVLQSLILFAAYAADPRLDASLAESTMLPGLCIVAGAVGVTLRNLLLRFGTATQALTEVRARLAVTQAVDGERTRLAREMHDSVAKTLHGLALAADGLASSVDRMDPLTVKHQAEIVARSARRAASESRELLADLRREGDIDTTGVLLVDELSARVSDFARRTGISADFRAIGSQVVPAIPHAVARQLLTVASEALENTHRHAHAAHVTVETGIVAGLLRVSVQDDGRGLPPGTTLDELRRSGHFGLVGMVERAAGIGARIRIGKGRATSGTEVRLDFPVEALPAPGAVPPPLPLTH; encoded by the coding sequence ATGCCTGCACCCGCGCTCAACATTCAGATCAGCGCGCTCCAGGCCATGTGCCGTCAGGTCTTCGGGTTCCGCCTCGCGATGATCGCGCTGTCGGCGCCGACGGCACTGGTGAATGCCGCACCCGGCCTCGCCAGTCAACTGGTCGGTGCCGCGGTGCTGGTCACCTTCATGGGCTCCTACGTTCTGTTCCGGGACTGGGAGCGCTTCGGCCCGCTGCTGCTGAAGTATCCGGTGCTACTCGCCGCGGACACCCTTTTCGGATCGCTGCTGCTGGTGGCGGCCGGCCCGCAGAGCACACTCGCCTATGTCGGAGTCTGCACCCCGCTCCTCGCCGGAATTGTCTACAGCTGGCGGGGTGCGGCGTTCTTCGCGGTGCTGCAGTCCTTGATCCTCTTCGCGGCGTACGCCGCCGACCCGCGCCTCGACGCGAGCCTCGCCGAATCCACCATGCTGCCCGGGCTCTGCATCGTGGCCGGCGCGGTGGGTGTGACCCTGCGTAATCTGCTCCTGCGCTTCGGGACTGCCACACAAGCCCTCACCGAAGTACGGGCGCGGCTCGCCGTCACGCAAGCAGTCGACGGTGAACGGACCCGACTGGCACGCGAGATGCACGACTCGGTCGCCAAGACCCTGCACGGCCTGGCCCTCGCCGCCGACGGACTCGCCTCCTCCGTGGACCGGATGGATCCGCTCACGGTGAAGCACCAAGCCGAGATTGTCGCCCGCTCTGCCCGCCGCGCCGCGTCCGAGTCGCGGGAGCTGCTCGCGGATCTGCGTCGTGAGGGCGATATCGACACAACGGGCGTGCTGCTCGTCGATGAACTGTCCGCCAGGGTCTCCGACTTCGCCCGCCGGACGGGGATCTCCGCCGACTTCCGGGCGATCGGCTCCCAGGTTGTCCCGGCCATTCCCCATGCGGTGGCCCGGCAATTGCTGACAGTGGCCTCGGAAGCCCTGGAGAACACCCACCGCCACGCCCACGCTGCGCATGTGACCGTCGAGACCGGCATAGTGGCGGGCCTGCTGCGGGTCAGCGTGCAGGACGACGGGCGCGGTCTGCCGCCAGGTACCACCCTCGATGAACTGCGCCGGTCTGGTCATTTCGGGCTCGTCGGCATGGTCGAGCGGGCGGCCGGCATCGGCGCCCGTATCCGCATCGGGAAGGGCCGTGCCACCTCCGGCACCGAAGTCCGCCTCGATTTCCCGGTCGAGGCCCTGCCGGCGCCCGGTGCAGTACCGCCACCACTACCGCTTACGCACTGA
- a CDS encoding DUF5936 domain-containing protein has product MDLLLALIFGLSVAGVFYSIRMYRAETKLPGDLAVALEVGSTRTGAMDSAVDRLGMRYSPAVLRMMGPKRVSIVRRKIDLAGNPGGLTIDRYGARRAVYGFLGGLGGLVMLSKGSVFVALLLFAFGAFWTEVGIWSAIRVRKDQIERTLPDFLDVLAVVVSAGLGFRQALDRVAEKYEGPWSDELRITLRQMDMGVSRRQAFEELRKRNDSEQVAQFVTALQQGEELGAPIVDTLIQIANDMRRTDAQNARRKAAKAVPKATMVITSLMVPATMILLGAGLFLGSGTNFGAITGE; this is encoded by the coding sequence ATGGACCTGCTGCTTGCACTGATATTCGGACTCTCTGTGGCCGGAGTGTTCTACAGCATCCGGATGTACCGGGCCGAGACCAAACTCCCTGGCGACCTTGCCGTTGCCCTGGAAGTGGGCTCGACCCGCACCGGTGCCATGGACTCGGCCGTGGACCGGCTCGGCATGCGCTACTCCCCGGCGGTGCTGCGCATGATGGGACCCAAGCGAGTCAGCATCGTCCGGCGAAAGATCGACCTCGCCGGTAACCCCGGCGGTCTCACGATCGACCGGTACGGTGCCCGTCGCGCGGTCTACGGATTCCTCGGCGGCCTCGGTGGTCTGGTCATGCTGTCGAAGGGCAGCGTGTTCGTTGCCCTGCTGCTCTTCGCCTTCGGCGCCTTCTGGACCGAAGTCGGTATCTGGTCCGCAATCAGGGTCCGCAAGGACCAGATCGAACGCACCCTGCCTGACTTCCTCGACGTGCTTGCCGTCGTCGTCAGCGCCGGTCTCGGGTTCCGGCAAGCACTCGACCGCGTGGCGGAAAAGTACGAAGGCCCTTGGTCCGACGAACTCCGCATCACCCTGCGGCAGATGGACATGGGTGTCAGCCGTCGTCAGGCCTTCGAGGAGCTGCGCAAGCGCAATGACTCGGAGCAGGTCGCCCAATTCGTCACCGCCCTCCAGCAGGGCGAGGAGCTCGGTGCCCCGATCGTCGACACTCTGATCCAGATCGCCAATGACATGCGCAGGACGGATGCGCAGAACGCCCGCCGCAAGGCCGCGAAGGCGGTGCCGAAGGCCACCATGGTGATCACCTCGCTGATGGTCCCGGCAACCATGATCCTGCTGGGCGCCGGCCTCTTCCTCGGCAGCGGCACCAACTTCGGTGCCATTACGGGGGAGTGA
- a CDS encoding type II secretion system F family protein encodes MNNLALLTIGVTLICCTLGVMGVHAYSSGKDQQAALVERLSQTGQIPVVGRRRRFRGVDRRVRRTKLGKKLELRIGVTGLDITPGEFFIYMTATVVGLWLIGQAMLASFFGPICGLLGIYVAVAFLNWQRQKRIEKFINQLPDLSRILANATQAGLALRMALSMAADELEAPAGEELEKVANQLAVGHSIDDALGELADRLPSRELVVLVTTLVLSNKAGGTVVGSLRNLTETLEERKETRREVRTQLSQVSMTAYAVPVIGVGSLLLIDNMQPGALDKMTGSGIGQICVIVAFALYAVGFAIIRRFSKIDV; translated from the coding sequence ACGCTCGGCGTCATGGGTGTGCATGCCTACTCTTCCGGCAAGGACCAGCAGGCTGCTCTTGTCGAACGCCTCTCCCAGACCGGGCAGATACCCGTGGTCGGTCGCCGACGACGATTCCGCGGTGTGGACCGGAGGGTTCGGCGTACCAAGCTCGGCAAGAAGCTCGAACTGCGCATCGGCGTCACTGGCCTCGACATCACACCGGGCGAATTCTTCATCTACATGACGGCGACGGTGGTGGGTCTGTGGTTGATCGGCCAGGCCATGCTCGCCTCGTTCTTCGGTCCGATCTGTGGACTCCTCGGTATCTACGTCGCGGTCGCTTTCCTCAACTGGCAGCGGCAGAAGCGTATTGAGAAGTTCATCAACCAACTGCCCGACTTGTCACGCATCCTCGCCAACGCCACCCAGGCCGGCCTCGCGCTGCGGATGGCGCTCAGTATGGCGGCGGACGAACTCGAGGCTCCGGCCGGCGAAGAACTGGAGAAGGTGGCCAACCAGCTGGCGGTCGGTCACTCCATCGACGACGCGCTGGGTGAACTCGCCGACCGGCTGCCCTCACGCGAACTCGTGGTTCTGGTCACCACTCTTGTGCTCTCCAACAAGGCGGGAGGTACGGTCGTCGGCTCACTGCGCAACCTCACCGAGACGCTGGAGGAGCGCAAGGAAACCCGTCGGGAAGTCCGTACTCAGCTGTCGCAGGTGAGCATGACCGCCTACGCCGTCCCTGTGATCGGCGTGGGCTCACTGCTCCTCATCGACAACATGCAACCGGGTGCGCTCGACAAGATGACGGGATCAGGCATCGGCCAGATTTGCGTCATCGTTGCGTTCGCTCTCTACGCCGTGGGCTTCGCCATCATTCGCCGCTTTTCCAAGATCGACGTCTGA
- a CDS encoding Flp family type IVb pilin yields MGNVMLKSAINTKVYVGSWANTAVTRVKERQQANDRGQTAVEYLGIIVVVVAIVVAVSGTTIGQSIAGAIGTKITELTGGAPKKP; encoded by the coding sequence ATGGGCAACGTGATGCTGAAGTCCGCGATCAACACCAAGGTGTACGTCGGCAGCTGGGCGAACACGGCCGTCACGCGGGTCAAGGAGCGCCAGCAGGCGAACGACCGGGGCCAGACCGCGGTCGAGTACCTGGGCATCATCGTGGTGGTCGTGGCGATCGTAGTGGCGGTATCGGGCACGACGATCGGCCAGTCGATCGCGGGCGCCATCGGAACCAAGATCACCGAGCTTACGGGTGGTGCTCCGAAGAAGCCTTGA
- a CDS encoding pilus assembly protein TadG-related protein, protein MLRRRSDSGQAFPIYITVVAGLLFLAFAYFAVGQAAATRNGAQTAADAAALAAAQDAREQLRAGWLKVILNPLEWAHYLDGRRFLEGAACRKAEDFAARNGAEIVELNDCGRLVNGEEGFTVKVRTIGTVGESVIPGTEGRHAIARATAVIKPRCSFEAPKPKPEPTPEETGKPDPKENDDAEDEKPILGLSCDGVPWTIDPKNPKLPSAADLFIVRLAD, encoded by the coding sequence ATGCTTCGTCGCAGGAGCGATTCAGGGCAGGCCTTCCCCATCTACATCACGGTGGTGGCGGGCCTGCTCTTTCTCGCGTTCGCTTACTTTGCAGTGGGGCAGGCGGCTGCAACGCGTAACGGCGCCCAGACGGCAGCGGATGCGGCGGCATTGGCGGCTGCCCAGGATGCGAGGGAGCAGCTCCGGGCAGGGTGGCTCAAGGTCATCCTCAATCCTCTCGAGTGGGCTCATTACCTCGACGGGCGGAGGTTCCTCGAGGGCGCGGCGTGCAGGAAGGCCGAGGACTTCGCGGCCAGGAATGGCGCAGAGATAGTGGAGTTGAATGACTGCGGGCGCCTCGTCAACGGTGAGGAAGGGTTCACGGTCAAGGTGCGGACCATTGGGACGGTTGGCGAGTCTGTGATCCCGGGGACCGAAGGCCGGCATGCCATAGCGAGAGCTACTGCCGTGATCAAGCCCCGCTGTAGCTTCGAAGCGCCCAAGCCCAAGCCCGAACCAACGCCGGAGGAGACCGGCAAGCCGGATCCGAAGGAGAACGACGATGCCGAGGACGAGAAGCCGATCCTCGGCCTCTCGTGCGACGGAGTTCCCTGGACGATCGATCCGAAGAACCCCAAACTCCCCAGCGCTGCGGATCTCTTCATTGTCCGCCTCGCCGACTGA
- a CDS encoding response regulator transcription factor, protein MPDESSRTSGQHSVSSHVSQHTSSHTAPLRSEHTPAQVPLPPPAAAFPDPSQAPFTTAALRVVVADDNPVVRAGLSVLLTGRADIEVVAEAADGRQAYEMAQHHQPDVVLLDVRMPGVDGISVLPYLVQVAPVVMLTYSRESEIVREALRLGAGGYLVHGEFTAEQLVGAIRDIKEGRAPFTATAASALLAQVRDGVQEQSLPEGLGQSYASTLPHSGGDQALAAPYQQVPTAHGVPPQPPQSWPSGSPQQAVPDVSGPPNPGQSSSQKQRAVAGWSGQLRNRAEFGLSSREAEVMDLIASGMSNQQIAATCFISEKTVKNHINRIFAKLHSTSRSEAVAVWLGTVRGTGNGGNGKGLGGHD, encoded by the coding sequence ATGCCGGATGAATCGTCCCGCACCTCAGGTCAGCACTCGGTGTCGTCGCACGTGTCTCAGCACACGTCCTCACACACCGCTCCGCTCCGCTCCGAGCACACCCCTGCGCAGGTTCCCCTTCCCCCGCCGGCCGCTGCGTTCCCCGATCCTTCCCAGGCCCCCTTCACCACGGCTGCCCTCAGAGTCGTGGTTGCCGACGACAATCCGGTGGTACGGGCGGGACTCTCCGTTCTGCTCACCGGCCGCGCCGACATCGAGGTCGTCGCCGAGGCCGCCGACGGCCGCCAGGCCTACGAGATGGCACAACACCACCAGCCGGATGTTGTTCTGCTCGATGTCCGAATGCCCGGGGTGGACGGCATTTCCGTACTGCCGTACCTGGTTCAGGTCGCGCCGGTGGTGATGCTGACCTACAGCCGGGAGAGCGAGATCGTCCGCGAGGCACTGCGTCTCGGTGCGGGCGGGTACCTGGTGCATGGGGAGTTCACAGCGGAGCAACTCGTGGGCGCGATACGGGATATAAAGGAGGGTCGCGCCCCCTTCACCGCGACGGCCGCGAGCGCGCTCCTCGCCCAGGTGCGGGACGGAGTGCAGGAGCAGTCGCTCCCGGAAGGCCTGGGGCAGTCCTATGCCTCAACGCTGCCGCATTCAGGCGGCGACCAGGCGCTGGCCGCTCCGTACCAACAGGTTCCTACTGCGCATGGCGTACCGCCCCAACCGCCACAGTCCTGGCCCTCTGGATCGCCTCAGCAGGCTGTACCCGATGTGTCAGGTCCACCAAATCCTGGCCAGTCCTCTTCGCAAAAGCAACGAGCTGTGGCAGGGTGGTCCGGGCAGCTTCGCAACAGGGCGGAGTTCGGGCTCAGTTCGAGGGAGGCGGAGGTGATGGACCTGATCGCGTCGGGTATGAGCAATCAGCAGATCGCCGCCACCTGCTTCATCAGTGAGAAGACCGTCAAGAACCACATCAATCGTATCTTCGCGAAGCTGCACAGTACGAGTCGCAGCGAAGCGGTGGCGGTGTGGCTCGGCACGGTCCGTGGCACGGGCAACGGGGGAAACGGGAAGGGGCTCGGCGGTCATGACTGA